A window from Streptomyces sp. NBC_00271 encodes these proteins:
- a CDS encoding ABC transporter permease: MTATLMKEASPPAVGMADRRRRARRRGRIIALVFVLPALLLLGALVVYPVVFSVGRSFFDASGSRFVGGDNYTEMFRDPATLKAVRNSAIWVVVAPTLLTGLGLVLAVLVEKIRWATAFKLLLFMPMAVSFLAAGIIFRLAYDEDPDKGVLNAAVVGVHDAFEGTSSYPTARARDGRGLTKGADGSYRTTASASPGHTVGLGLVGVLPKDLPKEAKPAYAAAGQKAARDELRGVVYLDFTPGGGGKQGRVDRGESGLPEMKVEAARDGKTVASTTTAADGSFRFLGLDPGSYTVRLPASNFSPPYEGVSWLGPALVTPAIIGAYLWIWTGFAMVLIGAGLAALPRDALEAARMDGANEWQIFRRITVPLLAPVLTVVFVTLVINVMKVFDLVYIIAPGPVQEDATVLATQMWLVSFGGGNNQGLGSALGVLLLLLVVPAMVFNVRRFRRSQR, translated from the coding sequence GTGACCGCCACCCTCATGAAAGAGGCGAGCCCTCCGGCCGTGGGCATGGCCGACCGCAGACGGCGCGCCAGGCGCCGCGGCCGGATCATCGCCCTCGTCTTCGTCCTCCCCGCCCTGCTCCTGCTCGGCGCGCTGGTCGTCTACCCCGTGGTCTTCTCCGTGGGGCGCAGCTTCTTCGACGCCTCCGGCAGCCGGTTCGTGGGCGGCGACAACTACACCGAGATGTTCCGCGACCCGGCCACGCTCAAGGCCGTACGCAACAGCGCCATCTGGGTCGTCGTCGCGCCGACGCTGCTCACCGGGCTCGGCCTGGTGCTCGCCGTCCTGGTCGAGAAGATCCGCTGGGCCACCGCGTTCAAGCTGCTGCTGTTCATGCCCATGGCGGTCTCCTTCCTGGCCGCCGGCATCATCTTCCGGCTCGCGTACGACGAGGACCCCGACAAGGGTGTCCTGAACGCCGCCGTAGTCGGCGTCCACGACGCGTTCGAGGGAACCTCGTCCTATCCGACCGCCCGCGCCCGCGACGGCCGAGGCCTCACCAAGGGCGCCGACGGTTCGTACCGTACGACCGCCTCCGCCTCGCCCGGCCACACGGTCGGCCTCGGCCTCGTCGGCGTCCTGCCCAAGGACCTGCCGAAGGAGGCGAAGCCCGCCTACGCGGCCGCAGGGCAGAAGGCGGCCCGGGACGAGCTGCGCGGTGTCGTCTACCTGGACTTCACACCCGGCGGGGGAGGGAAACAGGGCCGGGTGGACCGCGGGGAGAGCGGACTGCCCGAGATGAAGGTCGAGGCGGCGCGCGACGGGAAGACGGTCGCGAGCACGACCACCGCGGCCGACGGCTCCTTCCGCTTCTTGGGGCTGGACCCCGGCTCGTACACCGTGCGGCTGCCCGCGTCGAACTTCAGCCCGCCGTACGAGGGTGTGTCCTGGCTCGGTCCGGCGCTGGTCACCCCCGCCATCATCGGCGCCTACCTGTGGATCTGGACCGGATTCGCCATGGTGCTGATCGGCGCGGGACTCGCCGCCCTGCCGCGCGACGCGCTGGAGGCGGCCCGGATGGACGGCGCCAACGAGTGGCAGATCTTCCGCCGGATCACCGTGCCGCTGCTGGCACCCGTGCTCACCGTGGTCTTCGTCACGCTCGTGATCAACGTGATGAAGGTCTTCGACCTCGTCTACATCATCGCGCCCGGTCCCGTGCAGGAGGACGCCACCGTGCTCGCCACCCAGATGTGGCTGGTGTCCTTCGGCGGCGGCAACAACCAGGGCCTGGGCAGCGCACTCGGTGTGCTCCTCCTGCTCCTGGTCGTCCCCGCCATGGTCTTCAACGTCCGCCGCTTCCGAAGGAGTCAACGATGA